One Brassica oleracea var. oleracea cultivar TO1000 chromosome C7, BOL, whole genome shotgun sequence genomic window carries:
- the LOC106307003 gene encoding pentatricopeptide repeat-containing protein At4g30700, whose protein sequence is MLLRSLSAETTVGGVINKNTISDLFKISSSLSHLTQTHAQITTHGFQNDIRLLTKLTQRLSELGAIHYAHNLVLSVHSPDVFLFNVLMGGFSNNGSPHSSLSLFSHLRKSTDLVPNSSTYTYAISAASGARDERAGRVVHGQALVDGFDSELRLGSNIVNMYFKFSRVGDARKVFDRMPERDSVLWNTMLSGYGENEMYEESVQVFRDLINESSTRFDSTTLLSVLPAVAELQELRLGMVIHSLAMKTGCYSHDFVRTGFISLYSKCGKIEVLSTLFRDFCRPDIVAYNAMIHGYTSNDETELSLSLFKELVLSGTRLNSSTVVSLIPVSGHLMLVYAIHGYSLKSGFLSHESVPTALTTVYSKLNEMESARKVFDESPHKSLASWNAMISGYTQNGLTEDAISLFREMQKSEFSPNPITITCILSACAQLGTLSLGKWVHGLVRGTDFESSIYVSTALIGMYAKCGSIAEARRLFDLMPKRNEVTWNTMISGYGLHGHGQDALSIFSEMLNSGVAPTQVTFLCVLYACSHAGLVKEGDDMFNSMVHRYGFEPSVKHYACMVDILGRAGHLQRALQFIEAMPVEADPSVWQTLLGACRIHKDTNLARTVSEKLFELDPDNVGYHVLLSNIHSADRNYPQAATVRQAAKKRKLTKAPGCTLVEIGGTPHVFTSGDKSHPQVKAIYEKLEELEGKMREAGYQPETELALHDVEEEERELMVKFHSERLAIAFGLIATEPGTEIRIIKNLRVCLDCHTVTKLISEITERVIVVRDANRFHHFRDGVCSCGDYW, encoded by the coding sequence ATGTTACTACGTTCCTTATCCGCCGAGACAACCGTCGGAGGAGTAATAAACAAGAACACCATCTCCGACCTCTTCAAAATCTCCTCTTCCCTCTCTCACCTCACCCAAACCCACGCTCAGATCACTACCCATGGCTTCCAAAACGACATCCGCCTCCTCACCAAGCTCACCCAACGCCTCTCCGAGCTCGGCGCCATTCACTACGCACACAACCTCGTCCTCTCCGTCCATAGCCCCGACGTCTTCCTCTTCAACGTCCTCATGGGCGGCTTCTCCAACAACGGATCACCACACTCTTCGCTTTCTCTATTCTCCCATCTAAGAAAATCAACTGATCTCGTCCCCAATAGCTCAACTTACACCTACGCTATCTCCGCCGCTTCGGGAGCTCGCGACGAGAGAGCTGGCAGAGTTGTTCACGGACAAGCACTCGTTGATGGGTTTGACTCAGAATTACGACTTGGATCGAATATCGTTAACATGTACTTCAAGTTTTCAAGGGTGGGTGATGCGAGGAAGGTGTTCGATAGAATGCCTGAGAGAGACTCTGTTTTGTGGAACACTATGTTATCTGGGTACGGAGAGAATGAGATGTACGAGGAGTCTGTTCAGGTGTTTAGGGATTTGATCAACGAGAGCTCTACTCGTTTTGACTCGACGACTCTGTTGAGTGTTCTTCCCGCTGTTGCGGAGTTGCAAGAGCTGAGACTCGGGATGGTTATCCATAGTCTTGCGATGAAGACAGGATGCTACTCTCATGATTTTGTTCGTACAGGTTTTATCTCGTTGTACTCGAAGTGTGGGAAGATTGAGGTGTTGAGTACTCTGTTTCGAGATTTTTGTAGACCAGATATTGTAGCTTATAATGCAATGATTCACGGGTACACTTCAAATGACGAGACTGAGCTCTCTTTAAGCTTGTTTAAGGAGCTGGTGTTGTCAGGAACAAGGTTGAACTCAAGCACGGTGGTGAGTCTGATCCCTGTCTCTGGTCATCTTATGCTTGTATATGCCATTCATGGTTACAGCTTGAAGTCAGGCTTCTTATCTCATGAATCTGTGCCGACCGCGTTAACCACGGTTTACAGTAAACTGAATGAGATGGAATCAGCCCGGAAGGTTTTTGATGAGTCTCCGCATAAGAGCTTGGCATCTTGGAACGCAATGATCTCTGGTTACACTCAAAACGGGTTGACAGAGGACGCGATATCTTTGTTCAGAGAAATGCAGAAGTCTGAGTTTAGTCCAAACCCGATCACAATAACTTGTATTCTGTCCGCTTGTGCGCAGTTAGGAACTTTGAGTTTGGGGAAATGGGTACATGGTTTAGTCAGAGGTACAGATTTTGAGTCTAGCATATATGTGTCTACTGCTTTGATTGGTATGTATGCAAAGTGCGGAAGCATTGCAGAAGCGCGCCGGTTGTTTGACTTGATGCCGAAGAGGAACGAAGTTACATGGAACACAATGATTTCCGGTTATGGCCTCCATGGACATGGACAGGATGCTCTGAGTATCTTCTCTGAGATGTTGAACTCCGGCGTTGCACCAACGCAGGTCACTTTCCTCTGCGTTCTTTACGCTTGTAGTCATGCTGGCCTCGTCAAAGAAGGTGATGACATGTTCAACTCCATGGTCCACCGGTACGGTTTTGAACCATCGGTCAAGCATTACGCCTGCATGGTCGATATTCTTGGCCGAGCAGGACATTTGCAGAGAGCATTGCAGTTTATAGAGGCGATGCCCGTTGAAGCGGATCCTTCCGTGTGGCAAACACTGCTAGGAGCTTGTAGGATTCACAAAGACACAAACCTTGCCCGTACAGTCTCCGAGAAGCTGTTTGAGCTAGATCCAGACAATGTAGGGTACCATGTTTTGCTGTCGAACATTCACTCAGCTGATAGAAATTATCCACAGGCTGCTACGGTCAGACAAGCGGCAAAGAAGAGGAAATTAACCAAGGCTCCTGGCTGTACCTTGGTAGAGATTGGTGGGACGCCTCATGTATTCACCTCGGGTGATAAGTCACATCCCCAGGTAAAAGCAATCTATGAGAAGCTAGAGGAGCTGGAAGGGAAGATGAGGGAAGCTGGGTATCAACCCGAGACTGAGTTGGCCTTGCACGACGTGGAGGAGGAAGAAAGAGAGCTGATGGTGAAATTTCACAGCGAGAGGCTAGCAATTGCCTTTGGACTCATAGCAACTGAACCAGGAACTGAGATCCGGATCATAAAGAATCTGCGGGTCTGTTTAGACTGTCACACTGTAACTAAACTCATCTCAGAGATAACAGAGAGAGTGATAGTTGTAAGAGACGCCAACCGGTTTCATCATTTTAGAGATGGTGTTTGTTCTTGTGGAGATTATTGGTAG
- the LOC106301255 gene encoding QWRF motif-containing protein 8 isoform X2, producing MDVVNDSTRPRRRLIPSDKNNAPAATRRPQTTEVSSRYRSPTPTRTARCPSPSVTRPTVSSTLAAKRAVSADRKRPSTPPSTPIRDVSIDLPASSRRLSTGGRLPESLWPSTMRSLSASFQSDSVSVPVSKKERPVRSSSVDRTLRPSSNIAQKHKAETTTVSRKPTPERKVSPLKANKNASDLSENSKPVDGTHSRLIEQHRWPSRIGGKIGLNRSLDLGDKTRRGSSTSGSRMGPSLRRMSLPLSNSSKPLRKTSSTASSLGGLLSPTKSEDNNVVRTSGAQRLLSASSMDRATLATAVARLHPFSAPGSRPASPSRTSFSSRGMSTSRGVSPARGLSPARGLSPARGLSPSRVTSTSSFARPSTPPSRGVSPSRVRQAQSTTTTSVLSFITDVKKGKKASYIEDVHQLRLLHNRYLQWRFAIAQAEAVMYIQRLTSEETLFNVWQAISELQDDVTSQRIGLQQLKLEIKLNSLLNDQMVSLEEWAILERDHVSSLVGAIADLEANTLRLPVTGGTKADVESLKAAMSSALDVMQSMGSSIWSLLSKVEEMNTMVSELAVVVTKESSMQGKCEDLLASTAIMQIKECSLRTHLIQTRREEGEEDAEEETPSLLPLSKFPWP from the exons ATGGATGTAGTAAATGATTCCACAAGACCACGAAGACGTCTTATTCCATCAGATAAGAACAATGCACCCGCTGCCACTCGCCGTCCTCAAACAACCGAGGTCAGTTCAAGATACAGATCGCCCACACCAACCAGAACCGCCCGATGCCCTTCACCAAGCGTCACAAGACCAACAGTCTCTTCAACCTTAGCTGCTAAAAGAGCGGTTTCTGCTGACAGGAAGCGTCCTTCAACACCTCCCTCCACGCCTATACGTGATGTCTCTATAGACTTGCCAGCTTCATCTAGGCGTCTATCTACAGGAGGTCGTTTGCCTGAAAGCTTATGGCCTTCCACTATGAGAAGCCTCAGCGCTTCGTTTCAGTCGGACTCTGTCTCAGTCCCTGTTAGTAAGAAGGAGAGACCTGTTAGAAGCTCTTCCGTTGATCGAACGCTGAGACCTTCTTCAAACATAGCTCAAAAGCACAAGGCTGAAACGACGACTGTCTCAAGGAAACCAACGCCAGAGAGGAAGGTAAGTCCATTGAAAGCGAACAAGAATGCGTCTGATCTTTCAGAGAATTCGAAACCTGTAGACGGAACTCACAGTCGGTTAATAGAGCAGCATCGATGGCCTAGTAGAATTGGTGGAAAGATCGGTTTGAACAGAAGCTTGGATCTTGGCGACAAGACTAGAAGGGGTTCATCAACTTCAGGGTCTCGAATGGGACCGTCTCTTAGGAGAATGTCACTACCTTTGTCCAACAGTTCGAAACCGTTGCGTAAAACTTCTAGTACCGCATCTAGTCTAGGTGGATTACTGTCTCCAACGAAGTCGGAAGATAATAACGTAGTTCGAACTTCTGGGGCGCAGAGACTTTTGTCTGCAAGTTCTATGGATAGAGCAACCTTAGCAACGGCTGTAGCTAGGCTGCATCCATTCTCTGCTCCTGGATCTCGCCCTGCTTCACCAAGTAGAACATCGTTTTCATCTAGAGGCATGAGTACTTCGAGAGGAGTGAGTCCTGCAAGAGGACTAAGCCCTGCAAGAGGACTGAGTCCTGCAAGAGGGTTGAGTCCTTCACGTGTTACAAGTACCTCCTCTTTTGCTAGACCATCAACTCCACCTTCAAGAGGGGTTAGTCCTTCCAGGGTAAGACAAGCACAATCCACTACCACAACGTCTGTTCTCAGCTTCATCACAGATGTCAAGAAAGGCAAGAAAGCAAGCTACATCGAAGACGTTCATCAGCTACGCCTTCTCCACAATAGATATTTACAGTGGCGGTTCGCAATTGCGCAAGCTGAAGCTGTAATGTACATTCAAAGATTAACGTCCGAG GAAACTCTATTTAATGTGTGGCAAGCGATATCAGAGCTACAGGATGATGTGACCAGCCAAAGGATTGGTCTGCAACAGCTAAAGCTAGAGATCAAACTCAACTCGCTACTAAACGATCAA ATGGTTAGTCTTGAAGAATGGGCCATACTTGAAAGAGACCATGTTAGCTCTTTAGTTGGGGCTATAGCAGATTTAGAAGCTAATACACTCCGCCTTCCAGTGACTGGAGGAACAAAG GCGGACGTTGAGTCTTTGAAAGCAGCCATGTCCTCGGCTCTTGATGTAATGCAGTCTATGGGATCGTCCATTTGGTCTTTACTCTCAAAG GTGGAGGAGATGAATACAATGGTGTCAGAACTCGCTGTTGTAGTTACAAAAGAGAGCTCTATGCAAGGGAAATGCGAAGATCTTCTGGCCTCAACTGCGATCATGCAG ATAAAAGAGTGTAGCCTCAGGACTCATCTGATACAAACTAGGAGAGAAGAAGGAGAAGAAGATGCAGAGGAGGAGACTCCTTCATTGTTGCCACTAAGCAAGTTTCCATGGCCGTAA
- the LOC106301255 gene encoding QWRF motif-containing protein 8 isoform X1, whose translation MDVVNDSTRPRRRLIPSDKNNAPAATRRPQTTEVSSRYRSPTPTRTARCPSPSVTRPTVSSTLAAKRAVSADRKRPSTPPSTPIRDVSIDLPASSRRLSTGGRLPESLWPSTMRSLSASFQSDSVSVPVSKKERPVRSSSVDRTLRPSSNIAQKHKAETTTVSRKPTPERKVSPLKANKNASDLSENSKPVDGTHSRLIEQHRWPSRIGGKIGLNRSLDLGDKTRRGSSTSGSRMGPSLRRMSLPLSNSSKPLRKTSSTASSLGGLLSPTKSEDNNVVRTSGAQRLLSASSMDRATLATAVARLHPFSAPGSRPASPSRTSFSSRGMSTSRGVSPARGLSPARGLSPARGLSPSRVTSTSSFARPSTPPSRGVSPSRVRQAQSTTTTSVLSFITDVKKGKKASYIEDVHQLRLLHNRYLQWRFAIAQAEAVMYIQRLTSEETLFNVWQAISELQDDVTSQRIGLQQLKLEIKLNSLLNDQMVSLEEWAILERDHVSSLVGAIADLEANTLRLPVTGGTKNFSSIQADVESLKAAMSSALDVMQSMGSSIWSLLSKVEEMNTMVSELAVVVTKESSMQGKCEDLLASTAIMQIKECSLRTHLIQTRREEGEEDAEEETPSLLPLSKFPWP comes from the exons ATGGATGTAGTAAATGATTCCACAAGACCACGAAGACGTCTTATTCCATCAGATAAGAACAATGCACCCGCTGCCACTCGCCGTCCTCAAACAACCGAGGTCAGTTCAAGATACAGATCGCCCACACCAACCAGAACCGCCCGATGCCCTTCACCAAGCGTCACAAGACCAACAGTCTCTTCAACCTTAGCTGCTAAAAGAGCGGTTTCTGCTGACAGGAAGCGTCCTTCAACACCTCCCTCCACGCCTATACGTGATGTCTCTATAGACTTGCCAGCTTCATCTAGGCGTCTATCTACAGGAGGTCGTTTGCCTGAAAGCTTATGGCCTTCCACTATGAGAAGCCTCAGCGCTTCGTTTCAGTCGGACTCTGTCTCAGTCCCTGTTAGTAAGAAGGAGAGACCTGTTAGAAGCTCTTCCGTTGATCGAACGCTGAGACCTTCTTCAAACATAGCTCAAAAGCACAAGGCTGAAACGACGACTGTCTCAAGGAAACCAACGCCAGAGAGGAAGGTAAGTCCATTGAAAGCGAACAAGAATGCGTCTGATCTTTCAGAGAATTCGAAACCTGTAGACGGAACTCACAGTCGGTTAATAGAGCAGCATCGATGGCCTAGTAGAATTGGTGGAAAGATCGGTTTGAACAGAAGCTTGGATCTTGGCGACAAGACTAGAAGGGGTTCATCAACTTCAGGGTCTCGAATGGGACCGTCTCTTAGGAGAATGTCACTACCTTTGTCCAACAGTTCGAAACCGTTGCGTAAAACTTCTAGTACCGCATCTAGTCTAGGTGGATTACTGTCTCCAACGAAGTCGGAAGATAATAACGTAGTTCGAACTTCTGGGGCGCAGAGACTTTTGTCTGCAAGTTCTATGGATAGAGCAACCTTAGCAACGGCTGTAGCTAGGCTGCATCCATTCTCTGCTCCTGGATCTCGCCCTGCTTCACCAAGTAGAACATCGTTTTCATCTAGAGGCATGAGTACTTCGAGAGGAGTGAGTCCTGCAAGAGGACTAAGCCCTGCAAGAGGACTGAGTCCTGCAAGAGGGTTGAGTCCTTCACGTGTTACAAGTACCTCCTCTTTTGCTAGACCATCAACTCCACCTTCAAGAGGGGTTAGTCCTTCCAGGGTAAGACAAGCACAATCCACTACCACAACGTCTGTTCTCAGCTTCATCACAGATGTCAAGAAAGGCAAGAAAGCAAGCTACATCGAAGACGTTCATCAGCTACGCCTTCTCCACAATAGATATTTACAGTGGCGGTTCGCAATTGCGCAAGCTGAAGCTGTAATGTACATTCAAAGATTAACGTCCGAG GAAACTCTATTTAATGTGTGGCAAGCGATATCAGAGCTACAGGATGATGTGACCAGCCAAAGGATTGGTCTGCAACAGCTAAAGCTAGAGATCAAACTCAACTCGCTACTAAACGATCAA ATGGTTAGTCTTGAAGAATGGGCCATACTTGAAAGAGACCATGTTAGCTCTTTAGTTGGGGCTATAGCAGATTTAGAAGCTAATACACTCCGCCTTCCAGTGACTGGAGGAACAAAG AACTTTTCTTCCATACAGGCGGACGTTGAGTCTTTGAAAGCAGCCATGTCCTCGGCTCTTGATGTAATGCAGTCTATGGGATCGTCCATTTGGTCTTTACTCTCAAAG GTGGAGGAGATGAATACAATGGTGTCAGAACTCGCTGTTGTAGTTACAAAAGAGAGCTCTATGCAAGGGAAATGCGAAGATCTTCTGGCCTCAACTGCGATCATGCAG ATAAAAGAGTGTAGCCTCAGGACTCATCTGATACAAACTAGGAGAGAAGAAGGAGAAGAAGATGCAGAGGAGGAGACTCCTTCATTGTTGCCACTAAGCAAGTTTCCATGGCCGTAA